Proteins from a single region of Acidimicrobiales bacterium:
- a CDS encoding sigma-70 family RNA polymerase sigma factor — protein RERALALDNPAGYLYRVGQSRTRRRRPVWGPAAEPGRLPDVEPRLPAALAALSERQRVAVFLAHGCGWTHGEVAELLGISASSVANHVARGMARLRAELKVTVDA, from the coding sequence CGGGAGCGGGCGCTGGCCCTCGACAACCCGGCCGGCTACCTCTACCGCGTCGGCCAGAGCCGGACCCGCCGGCGCCGGCCGGTGTGGGGCCCCGCCGCCGAGCCCGGCCGCCTCCCCGACGTCGAGCCCCGCCTCCCGGCCGCCCTGGCCGCGCTGTCCGAGCGCCAGCGGGTGGCCGTGTTCCTCGCCCACGGCTGCGGGTGGACCCACGGCGAGGTGGCCGAGCTGCTCGGCATCTCGGCGTCGTCCGTGGCCAACCACGTCGCCCGGGGGATGGCCAGGCTCCGGGCCGAGCTGAAGGTGACCGTCGATGCCTGA